One window of Candidatus Sulfotelmatobacter sp. genomic DNA carries:
- a CDS encoding Zn-ribbon domain-containing OB-fold protein — translation MSEPKARRAPKIGTYVDSQPFWDGAREGKLVLQFCRDSGRFQHYPRPVSIYTGSRNLEWRAVKGTGEVFACTIARVAPPDFAPLVPYAVATVQLDEGVRIIARVIDVPPEQVRIGMRVRVAFEQLADQHYPVFVPAE, via the coding sequence ATGAGCGAGCCCAAAGCGCGGCGCGCGCCGAAGATCGGCACCTACGTCGACTCGCAGCCGTTCTGGGACGGTGCCCGCGAGGGGAAGCTGGTGCTGCAGTTCTGCCGCGACAGCGGCCGCTTCCAGCACTATCCGCGTCCGGTCAGCATCTACACCGGCAGCCGTAACCTCGAATGGCGCGCGGTGAAGGGGACGGGCGAGGTCTTCGCGTGCACGATCGCGCGCGTCGCGCCGCCCGACTTCGCGCCGCTCGTGCCGTACGCGGTGGCGACCGTGCAGCTCGACGAGGGCGTGCGGATCATCGCGCGCGTCATCGACGTCCCGCCCGAGCAGGTGCGGATCGGGATGCGGGTGCGAGTGGCCTTCGAGCAGCTCGCCGACCAGCACTACCCGGTCTTCGTCCCCGCGGAGTGA
- the bfr gene encoding bacterioferritin, producing MRAPAAIIDQLNKMLFNELTAINQYFLHARMFRNWGYVELGERVYHESIGEMRHADWLIERILFLDGLPNLQDLGKLRIGENVPEALESDLRLEMTARDDTAASIALFEREGDYVSREISAKILIDSEEHVDFLETQIRLLGALGEQNYLQTAAGKLRSPDSPAD from the coding sequence GTGCGGGCACCCGCCGCGATCATCGATCAGCTCAACAAGATGCTCTTCAACGAGCTGACCGCGATCAACCAATACTTCCTTCACGCGCGCATGTTCCGCAACTGGGGCTACGTCGAGCTCGGCGAGCGCGTCTATCACGAGTCGATCGGGGAGATGCGCCACGCCGATTGGCTGATCGAGCGCATCCTGTTCCTCGACGGCTTGCCCAACCTGCAAGACCTCGGGAAGCTGCGCATCGGCGAGAACGTCCCCGAGGCGCTCGAGAGCGACCTGCGGCTGGAGATGACGGCGCGCGACGACACCGCGGCGTCGATCGCGCTGTTCGAGCGCGAAGGCGACTACGTCAGCCGCGAGATCTCGGCCAAGATCCTGATCGACTCCGAAGAGCACGTCGACTTCCTCGAGACGCAGATCCGTCTGCTGGGCGCGCTGGGCGAGCAGAACTACTTGCAGACCGCGGCCGGCAAGCTGCGTTCGCCCGACAGCCCCGCCGACTGA
- a CDS encoding (2Fe-2S)-binding protein, with protein sequence MIVCICNALREREIERNVSTGGVQTVDDVFSAAGCEARCGTCVPEIEGMLLRKRPASSATNEGRNAPL encoded by the coding sequence ATGATCGTTTGCATCTGCAACGCGCTCCGCGAGCGTGAGATCGAGCGGAACGTCTCGACCGGCGGCGTCCAGACCGTCGACGACGTCTTCTCGGCCGCGGGCTGCGAAGCGCGCTGCGGCACGTGCGTCCCCGAGATCGAGGGAATGCTGTTGCGGAAGCGCCCGGCGTCCTCGGCGACGAACGAGGGCCGAAACGCCCCGCTCTGA
- a CDS encoding thiamine pyrophosphate-binding protein, with the protein MSAAPRRSGGEVLVAALALHGVDLIFGVPGESYLRALDALYDRRDAMRFIVCRHEGAAAHMGEAYGKLTGRPGVVMVTRAPGATHASIGVHTAKQDSTPLVLIVGLPGREHLGREAWQEIDVRATFATLAKHAEQVDEAARIPEAIARAFATACNGRPGPVVLGIPEDVLDEQTAVADAPPVTVAPPSPAPEQLAQLRALLAGAQRPLVLAGGGGWTAEACADLQTFADAFGLPVALTFRRQDVFDNAHPLYAGHAGLGMDRALAQRIRDADLLLALGPRLGETSTDGYTLLTIPRPVQTLIHVHPGSEELGRVYTATLPINAGVAPMARALAALAPLPVRPWDAWATAAHADYEKRLQPPPSAGALDLGAVMVHLRDTLPRDAIVCNGAGNYAIWVQRFYRYRPLHTQLAPTSGTMGYGLPAAIAAKLVHPERVVIDFAGDGCFLMTAQELVTAAQYGLDPIVIVVDNGSYGSIRAHQEREFPARVIATELQNPDFVAYARAFGAHAERVAATAEFPAAFARARAAGRAALLELVVERDQLTPDLDVATARARASSR; encoded by the coding sequence GTGAGCGCGGCGCCGCGGCGCAGCGGCGGCGAGGTGCTCGTCGCGGCGCTCGCGCTGCACGGCGTCGATCTGATCTTCGGGGTGCCCGGCGAGAGCTATCTTCGCGCGCTCGACGCGCTGTACGATCGGCGCGATGCGATGCGGTTCATCGTCTGCCGCCACGAAGGCGCGGCCGCGCACATGGGCGAGGCGTACGGGAAGCTGACCGGCAGGCCCGGCGTCGTGATGGTGACGCGCGCGCCGGGCGCGACGCACGCGTCGATCGGCGTCCACACCGCCAAGCAGGACTCGACGCCGCTGGTGCTGATCGTCGGCTTGCCGGGGCGCGAACACCTCGGCCGCGAAGCATGGCAAGAGATCGACGTGCGCGCGACCTTCGCGACGCTGGCGAAGCACGCCGAGCAGGTCGACGAGGCCGCCCGCATCCCCGAAGCGATCGCGCGCGCGTTCGCGACCGCGTGCAACGGGCGTCCGGGCCCGGTCGTGCTCGGCATCCCCGAGGACGTGCTCGACGAGCAGACCGCCGTCGCCGACGCGCCGCCGGTGACGGTCGCGCCGCCGAGCCCCGCGCCCGAGCAGCTGGCGCAGCTGCGCGCGCTGCTTGCCGGCGCGCAGCGGCCGTTGGTGCTGGCCGGCGGCGGTGGTTGGACCGCGGAGGCGTGCGCGGACCTGCAGACGTTCGCCGACGCGTTCGGACTCCCGGTCGCGCTCACGTTCCGGCGGCAGGACGTGTTCGACAACGCGCACCCGCTCTACGCCGGGCACGCCGGCTTGGGAATGGATCGGGCGCTGGCGCAGCGCATCCGCGACGCCGACCTGCTGCTCGCGCTCGGTCCGCGCCTGGGCGAAACCTCGACCGACGGCTACACGCTGCTGACGATCCCGCGCCCGGTGCAGACGCTGATCCACGTTCACCCCGGCAGCGAAGAGCTGGGTCGCGTCTACACCGCGACGCTGCCGATCAACGCCGGCGTGGCGCCGATGGCGCGCGCGCTCGCCGCGCTCGCGCCGCTGCCGGTGCGACCCTGGGACGCCTGGGCGACCGCCGCGCACGCGGACTACGAGAAGCGGCTGCAGCCGCCGCCGAGTGCCGGCGCGCTCGACCTGGGCGCGGTCATGGTACATCTGCGCGACACGCTGCCGCGCGACGCGATCGTCTGCAACGGCGCCGGCAACTACGCGATCTGGGTGCAGCGCTTCTACCGCTACCGGCCGTTGCACACGCAGCTCGCGCCGACCAGCGGCACGATGGGCTACGGCCTGCCGGCGGCGATCGCCGCCAAGCTCGTCCACCCCGAGCGCGTGGTGATCGACTTCGCCGGCGACGGCTGCTTCTTGATGACGGCGCAAGAGTTGGTCACCGCCGCGCAGTACGGTCTCGATCCGATCGTCATCGTCGTCGACAACGGTTCGTACGGCAGCATCCGTGCGCACCAAGAGCGCGAGTTCCCCGCCCGCGTCATCGCGACCGAGCTGCAGAACCCCGACTTCGTCGCCTACGCGCGAGCCTTCGGCGCGCACGCCGAGCGGGTCGCCGCGACGGCGGAGTTTCCGGCCGCGTTCGCGCGCGCCCGCGCCGCCGGCCGCGCCGCGCTGCTCGAGCTCGTCGTCGAGCGCGACCAGCTCACGCCCGACCTCGACGTCGCTACCGCGCGCGCTCGAGCGTCGTCGCGGTGA
- a CDS encoding TonB-dependent receptor: protein MIAWSRRLSALVALVAFVAAGVPARAQGPAPGGAASGTVRASDGTPIAKAVVALRGNGPLRSARSDAAGRFQIDGLRAGTYLVDVHADGYTPLTGQTVQITDGRNAVLDVALPRAQVASLVTIGAVTANGTRALSTSPAPTLEISAQPYAQQGVTRVSDILTDQLSTTVYPILGGGLNAPAVVALRGPDPSETLVDVDGHQVNNGSTGDFDLSLLDPADLQSIQVVYGIAPSALYGPNTLGGALNVRTLEPTTTPQTTVRFSDGSYDTFADTFDTTGTVGRLGYAFSYHRVTSGGQLDDYLIPTTSGNGVAPISNALDAGTVLGKLRYALPAGGFVGLTFSDQSVFRDLSATLSAVQLGPTGTLNGATYTNESGTTLNDSTIAYGLDAEVPLGPKNAEGSALTTAIFRQQNGTAFQSVGGPGTGSSPYLYDDHDRIVDDTLEIVHELPHGSLTLKYALTDEGLLTDYIPGVIFADAYLRQPIGTTVLPFDVARADATSIPGIPDSTTQFLSQTERSLGLLYQIEPTAKLHYAFAAYDSDYSTFGHSLDPRVGFTWTPTADVGYRASVGTTFQSPQLPGLLIPPVLPAPAPSDTVPGFYSSIGNPHLTAEHATSYDLGADHVFGGAQPVTASLDVYRTDLHNGVATYYSPTPCTSVLDDPATCLSYPVNVTREVYEGIELRAARPLAPHTTLRFSYDVDSVFTKDVPAGSADNFPNFQQSAGVPLHKATLDLAHDGRSIAYYAGVLYEGEYNELNLPPYATLRAGVTWHAGKTLDLGLYGTNLTNVYNFKLTELGQGILYGTIVGGPQAADALPLAGPQITFTAALHT from the coding sequence ATGATCGCTTGGAGCCGGCGGCTGTCCGCCCTTGTCGCGTTGGTCGCCTTCGTCGCCGCGGGGGTGCCTGCGCGGGCGCAAGGCCCCGCGCCCGGCGGTGCCGCCAGCGGCACCGTCCGCGCGTCCGACGGAACGCCGATCGCGAAAGCCGTCGTCGCGCTGCGCGGCAACGGCCCGCTTCGCAGCGCCCGCAGCGACGCCGCCGGCCGCTTTCAGATCGACGGCCTGCGCGCCGGCACGTATCTGGTCGACGTGCACGCCGACGGGTACACGCCGCTGACCGGCCAGACGGTACAGATCACCGACGGTCGGAACGCCGTGCTCGACGTCGCGCTGCCGCGCGCGCAAGTCGCCTCGCTGGTCACGATCGGCGCGGTGACGGCCAACGGCACCCGCGCGCTCTCGACCTCGCCGGCGCCGACGCTCGAGATCAGCGCGCAGCCGTACGCGCAGCAGGGCGTCACCCGCGTGAGCGACATCCTGACCGACCAGCTCTCGACGACGGTGTACCCGATCCTGGGCGGCGGCCTCAACGCGCCGGCCGTCGTCGCGCTGCGCGGTCCGGATCCCAGCGAGACCCTGGTCGACGTCGACGGGCACCAGGTCAACAACGGCAGCACTGGTGATTTCGACCTCTCGCTGCTCGATCCGGCCGACCTGCAGAGCATTCAGGTCGTCTACGGCATCGCGCCCTCGGCGCTCTACGGCCCGAACACGCTGGGCGGCGCGCTCAACGTGCGCACGCTCGAACCGACGACGACGCCGCAGACGACCGTGCGTTTCTCCGACGGCTCGTACGACACGTTCGCCGACACGTTCGACACGACCGGAACGGTCGGCCGGCTCGGCTACGCCTTCTCCTACCACCGCGTCACCTCGGGCGGTCAGCTCGACGACTACCTGATCCCGACCACCAGCGGCAACGGGGTGGCGCCGATCTCGAACGCGCTCGATGCCGGCACGGTGCTCGGCAAGCTGCGCTACGCGCTCCCCGCGGGCGGCTTCGTCGGGCTGACGTTCAGCGATCAGTCGGTCTTCCGCGACCTCTCGGCGACGCTCTCGGCGGTGCAGCTCGGACCGACCGGCACGCTGAACGGCGCAACCTACACCAACGAATCGGGCACGACGCTGAACGACTCCACCATCGCCTACGGCCTGGACGCCGAGGTTCCGCTCGGACCGAAGAACGCCGAGGGCAGCGCGCTGACGACGGCCATCTTCCGCCAGCAGAACGGCACCGCGTTTCAGTCGGTCGGCGGCCCCGGCACCGGCAGCTCGCCGTATCTGTACGACGACCACGATCGCATCGTCGACGACACGCTCGAGATCGTCCACGAGCTGCCGCACGGCTCGCTGACGCTCAAGTACGCGCTGACCGACGAAGGGCTGCTGACGGACTACATCCCCGGCGTGATCTTCGCCGACGCGTATCTGCGTCAGCCGATCGGGACGACGGTGCTGCCGTTCGACGTCGCGCGCGCCGACGCGACCTCGATCCCGGGCATCCCCGACTCGACGACGCAGTTCCTCAGCCAGACGGAACGTTCGCTCGGGCTCCTCTACCAGATCGAGCCGACCGCGAAGTTGCACTATGCGTTCGCCGCGTACGACAGCGACTACAGCACGTTCGGCCACAGCCTCGATCCGCGCGTCGGCTTCACCTGGACGCCGACCGCGGACGTGGGCTATCGCGCCTCGGTCGGCACGACGTTCCAGTCGCCGCAGCTGCCGGGTCTGCTGATTCCGCCGGTGCTGCCCGCGCCGGCGCCGAGCGACACCGTCCCCGGCTTCTACTCGAGCATCGGCAACCCGCACCTGACCGCCGAGCACGCGACCTCGTACGACCTGGGCGCCGATCACGTGTTCGGCGGCGCGCAACCGGTCACCGCGTCGCTCGACGTCTACCGCACCGACTTGCACAACGGCGTCGCGACGTACTACTCGCCGACGCCGTGCACGAGCGTGCTGGACGACCCGGCGACGTGCTTGAGCTACCCGGTCAACGTGACGCGCGAAGTCTACGAGGGGATCGAGCTGCGCGCGGCGCGTCCGCTCGCGCCGCACACGACGCTGCGCTTCAGCTACGACGTCGACAGCGTCTTCACCAAGGACGTCCCGGCGGGGTCGGCCGACAACTTCCCCAACTTCCAGCAGTCGGCCGGGGTGCCGCTGCACAAGGCGACGCTGGACCTCGCGCACGATGGCCGGAGCATCGCCTACTACGCCGGCGTCCTCTACGAGGGCGAGTACAACGAGCTGAACCTACCGCCGTACGCGACGCTGCGCGCCGGCGTCACCTGGCACGCCGGCAAGACGCTCGACCTCGGCCTGTACGGCACCAACCTGACCAACGTCTACAACTTCAAGCTCACGGAACTCGGGCAGGGCATTCTCTACGGGACCATCGTAGGCGGCCCGCAGGCGGCCGACGCGCTGCCGCTGGCCGGCCCGCAGATCACCTTCACCGCCGCCCTCCACACCTAG
- a CDS encoding enoyl-CoA hydratase/isomerase family protein: MSTTDPQDVVVVRRERWLEIQIQRPEKMNAIREQTAAEILELLADAESDRAIAAVLLSGTDKAFCTGIDTSEFAIGPREKFDFYRKRRRVRKTGQLFRALPEYSKPVIAVVEGYALGGGFELALCADFIVAGERATFGLPEVKLGMMPGGGGTQTLARLVGKPLAKELIWTGRRLSAQDALGYRIVNHVAPAGEAMTKARELAETIAAGAPISVMMSKLAIERGADLSLANGMAYEGDASFFLYLTDDRDEGLAAFREKRTPAFKGQ; the protein is encoded by the coding sequence GTGAGTACCACCGATCCGCAGGACGTCGTCGTCGTGCGGAGGGAGCGTTGGCTGGAGATCCAGATCCAGCGCCCCGAGAAGATGAACGCGATCCGCGAGCAGACCGCCGCGGAGATCCTCGAGCTGTTGGCCGACGCGGAGAGCGATCGCGCGATCGCCGCGGTGCTGTTGTCGGGGACCGACAAGGCGTTCTGCACCGGGATCGACACCAGCGAGTTCGCGATCGGGCCGCGCGAGAAGTTCGACTTCTACCGCAAACGCCGCCGCGTGCGCAAGACCGGCCAGCTGTTCCGCGCACTGCCCGAGTACAGCAAGCCGGTCATCGCGGTCGTCGAAGGCTACGCGCTGGGCGGCGGCTTCGAGCTGGCGCTGTGCGCCGACTTCATCGTCGCCGGCGAACGGGCGACGTTCGGCCTGCCCGAAGTCAAGCTGGGGATGATGCCGGGCGGCGGCGGAACGCAGACGCTGGCGCGGCTGGTCGGCAAGCCGCTGGCGAAGGAGCTGATCTGGACCGGGCGCCGGCTCTCCGCGCAGGACGCGCTGGGGTACCGCATCGTCAACCACGTCGCGCCCGCCGGCGAAGCGATGACCAAAGCGCGCGAGCTGGCCGAGACGATCGCCGCCGGCGCGCCGATCTCGGTCATGATGAGCAAGCTCGCGATCGAGCGCGGCGCCGACCTCTCGCTGGCCAACGGGATGGCGTACGAAGGCGACGCGTCGTTCTTCCTCTACCTCACCGACGATCGCGACGAAGGCCTGGCGGCCTTCCGCGAAAAGCGCACGCCCGCGTTCAAGGGCCAATGA
- a CDS encoding ABC transporter permease subunit, which translates to MMVSSPSAELGVGAVDAPARGARGRGQRADAIAGVVVIVAIVAAIQIASFFVPAYIMPAPLVILRALWNELTHDTGDVVATLLRLFAAVLASLVVGSALGVVMLGATWLRPYIRVLLVVVTGVPALSWMLIAVFWFRNTEERIFFILFLIILPFYAINVYDGLQALPKELLEMVESFRPRPLQTFRYLLFPHLIPYVILTTKSAIGYAIRMVVFAELIGAAVGIGAKMAVAESAFEMDDILAWTVLLVAFNLILQALIGAIERRLLHWRGEVAVR; encoded by the coding sequence ATGATGGTTTCTTCGCCGTCCGCTGAGCTCGGCGTCGGCGCGGTCGACGCGCCGGCACGCGGCGCGCGCGGGCGCGGGCAGCGCGCCGACGCGATCGCCGGCGTGGTCGTCATCGTCGCGATCGTCGCCGCGATTCAGATCGCCAGCTTCTTCGTGCCGGCCTACATCATGCCGGCGCCGCTGGTCATCCTGCGCGCGCTCTGGAACGAGCTGACCCACGATACCGGCGACGTCGTCGCGACGCTGCTGCGTCTGTTCGCCGCGGTGCTCGCTTCGCTGGTCGTCGGCTCGGCGCTGGGCGTCGTGATGCTGGGTGCGACCTGGCTGCGGCCGTATATCCGCGTGCTGCTGGTCGTCGTCACCGGCGTCCCGGCGCTCTCGTGGATGCTGATCGCCGTCTTCTGGTTCCGGAACACGGAAGAGCGGATCTTTTTCATCCTGTTCTTGATCATACTGCCATTCTACGCGATCAACGTCTACGACGGACTGCAGGCGTTGCCCAAAGAGCTGCTCGAGATGGTCGAGAGCTTTCGGCCCAGGCCGTTGCAGACGTTTCGCTACCTGCTCTTCCCGCACCTGATCCCGTACGTCATCCTGACGACCAAGTCGGCGATCGGCTACGCGATTCGCATGGTGGTCTTTGCCGAGCTGATCGGCGCGGCGGTGGGCATCGGCGCGAAGATGGCCGTCGCCGAGTCGGCCTTCGAGATGGACGACATCCTGGCGTGGACCGTGCTGCTGGTCGCGTTCAATCTGATCCTGCAGGCCCTGATCGGTGCGATCGAGCGACGGCTCTTGCACTGGCGCGGCGAGGTGGCCGTGCGATGA
- a CDS encoding thiolase family protein, with amino-acid sequence MSVARDIAIVGYAETKIDVKTGRSAYDLCGEALAQLLERTGIDKREIDGMNVAVALSEAANPFYAVYMADALGLSPTWLQLGGLGGASSIGGVARAAGAIRDGLCTTALVIGGDAPSTHWAANYAAYKDEFQDPTGIQGPPGMFGLMMSRYVRDHALDPDALGKIAITQRAGALRNENACGKLRKPLTLDDYRASRMVFDPLRLLDSVMWADGANAVLVTSVENADRLGLRQRAFPVGYAELTNHLGTEPEADVTESGFTRVGPRALAQAGMTHADVRMFQPYDDFTIAVLLQLEQIGFCARGEGSRYVLETDLSPTGTLPLNTGGGQISCGQPGLASGGLNLVEAVRQLFGEAGERQVPDPRNAMVTGIGVIPYARNWSVSNVLILETSR; translated from the coding sequence ATGAGCGTGGCACGCGACATCGCGATCGTCGGCTACGCCGAGACGAAGATCGACGTCAAGACGGGCCGCAGCGCCTACGACCTGTGCGGCGAAGCGCTCGCGCAGCTGCTCGAACGCACCGGCATCGACAAGCGCGAGATCGACGGAATGAACGTCGCCGTCGCGCTGAGCGAAGCCGCCAACCCGTTCTACGCCGTCTACATGGCCGACGCGCTGGGCTTGAGCCCGACCTGGCTGCAGCTGGGCGGACTCGGCGGCGCCTCGAGCATCGGCGGCGTCGCCCGCGCGGCGGGCGCGATCCGCGACGGCCTGTGCACGACGGCGCTGGTCATCGGCGGCGACGCGCCCAGCACGCACTGGGCCGCGAACTACGCCGCCTACAAGGACGAGTTCCAGGACCCGACCGGGATCCAAGGACCGCCGGGGATGTTCGGGCTCATGATGAGCCGCTACGTGCGCGACCACGCGCTCGATCCCGACGCGCTGGGCAAGATCGCGATCACGCAGCGCGCGGGCGCGCTGCGCAACGAGAACGCGTGCGGCAAGCTGCGTAAGCCGCTCACGCTCGACGACTATCGCGCCTCGCGGATGGTCTTCGATCCGCTGCGGCTGCTGGACTCGGTGATGTGGGCCGACGGGGCCAACGCCGTGCTGGTGACGAGCGTGGAGAACGCCGACCGGCTGGGGCTGCGGCAGCGCGCGTTCCCGGTCGGTTACGCCGAGCTGACGAACCACCTCGGCACGGAGCCCGAAGCCGACGTGACCGAGAGCGGCTTCACTCGCGTCGGTCCGCGCGCGCTGGCGCAGGCCGGGATGACGCACGCCGACGTGCGGATGTTCCAGCCGTACGACGACTTCACCATCGCGGTGCTGCTGCAGCTCGAGCAGATCGGTTTCTGCGCGCGCGGCGAGGGTTCGCGCTACGTGCTCGAGACCGACCTTTCGCCGACCGGCACGTTGCCGCTCAACACCGGCGGCGGACAGATCTCGTGCGGTCAGCCGGGCTTGGCCAGCGGCGGCCTCAACCTGGTCGAGGCAGTGCGCCAGCTGTTCGGCGAGGCCGGCGAACGCCAAGTCCCCGACCCGCGCAACGCGATGGTCACCGGGATCGGCGTCATCCCCTACGCGCGCAATTGGTCGGTCAGCAACGTGCTGATCCTGGAGACGTCACGATGA
- a CDS encoding IclR family transcriptional regulator — protein sequence MGRSAEVLELLVGEGALTLRDVQRRLGLGHSVAHRILQTWTALEYLSFNPETKVYRAGPKLMWVGAKVRTALNDPDLQARVTLVSDELGHTANVGILEGRVVVHVARSAVRQLLPFEVHAGSALPAHATAIGRVLLAHLPEARVRALYGEGAFAVYTENTIADLPTLLTDLAQVRRDGYAVALRMIETGIASAAVPLRDAEGRVVAALNAVGPTASFAPAEVRDRILPVLHRIAAAPIDLPPIFGGHRRREALGA from the coding sequence GTGGGCCGCTCGGCCGAGGTCCTCGAGCTGCTGGTCGGTGAGGGAGCACTCACGCTGCGCGACGTGCAGCGCCGCCTGGGCCTCGGGCACTCGGTCGCGCACCGCATCTTGCAGACCTGGACGGCGCTCGAGTACCTCTCGTTCAATCCCGAGACCAAGGTGTATCGAGCGGGACCGAAGCTGATGTGGGTCGGCGCCAAGGTGCGCACCGCGCTCAACGATCCCGATCTGCAAGCGCGGGTCACGCTCGTCTCCGACGAGCTGGGCCACACCGCCAACGTCGGCATCCTCGAAGGGCGCGTCGTCGTGCACGTCGCGCGCAGCGCGGTGCGCCAGCTGCTGCCGTTCGAAGTCCATGCCGGCTCGGCGCTGCCGGCGCACGCGACGGCGATCGGCCGCGTCTTGCTGGCGCACTTGCCCGAAGCGCGCGTGCGCGCGCTCTACGGTGAGGGCGCGTTCGCCGTCTATACCGAGAACACGATCGCCGATCTGCCGACGCTGCTGACCGATCTCGCGCAGGTGCGCCGCGACGGCTATGCGGTCGCGCTGCGGATGATCGAGACCGGGATCGCCAGCGCGGCGGTGCCGCTGCGCGATGCGGAAGGCCGCGTCGTCGCCGCCCTCAACGCGGTCGGCCCGACCGCCTCGTTCGCGCCGGCCGAAGTGCGCGATCGCATCCTGCCCGTGCTGCACCGGATCGCCGCGGCACCGATCGACCTGCCGCCGATCTTCGGCGGCCACCGGCGCCGCGAAGCGCTCGGCGCATAA
- a CDS encoding ABC transporter ATP-binding protein, translating to MSVQPEIVLDRVTCSFNGVTAVENLSLIVERGEIVALVGRTGAGKSTAINVILGALAPSSGHALVAGCDPFREFRALRGKLAISFQTDRLLPWRTTLENVALGLQIGGTPRTQALERARTWLARVKMTGAEEKYPHELSGGMRQRVSLARALAVDPEIVLLDESFSQLDQVTSAELRRDFRALVHDLGKTCLFITHRIEDAIEMADRVVVLAAPAHVVLELRPADHPDPRALVDRIAAAMLGDAISSRQE from the coding sequence ATGAGCGTGCAGCCCGAGATCGTGCTCGATCGCGTCACCTGCAGCTTCAACGGGGTGACGGCGGTCGAGAACCTGAGCCTGATCGTCGAGCGCGGCGAGATCGTCGCGCTGGTCGGGCGGACCGGCGCCGGCAAGAGCACCGCGATCAACGTCATCCTCGGCGCGCTGGCACCATCGTCCGGCCACGCGCTGGTGGCGGGCTGCGATCCGTTCCGCGAGTTTCGCGCGCTGCGCGGCAAGCTCGCCATCAGCTTCCAGACCGACCGGCTGTTGCCGTGGCGCACGACGCTCGAGAACGTCGCGCTGGGCTTGCAGATCGGCGGCACGCCGCGTACGCAGGCGCTCGAGCGCGCGCGCACGTGGCTGGCCCGGGTGAAGATGACCGGCGCCGAGGAGAAGTATCCGCACGAGCTGTCGGGCGGGATGCGGCAGCGCGTCTCGCTGGCGCGCGCGCTGGCCGTCGATCCCGAGATCGTGCTGCTCGACGAGTCGTTCAGCCAGCTCGACCAGGTGACCTCGGCGGAGCTGCGCCGCGACTTCCGCGCGCTCGTCCACGACCTGGGCAAGACGTGCCTGTTCATCACCCACCGCATCGAGGACGCGATCGAGATGGCCGACCGCGTCGTCGTCCTCGCGGCTCCGGCGCACGTCGTGCTCGAGCTGCGTCCGGCCGATCACCCCGATCCGCGCGCGCTCGTCGACCGCATCGCGGCCGCGATGCTCGGCGACGCGATCTCGTCCCGTCAGGAGTAA